In Yarrowia lipolytica chromosome 1F, complete sequence, a genomic segment contains:
- a CDS encoding uncharacterized protein (Compare to YALI0F05830g, no similarity): MSSSLVPFVQIQIQLFHLSSIFQSIQLIQFPSRHSNQKTSMYILYVPYIAYSQYSDCVGLFETPERPLILEPDHSVYRSH; encoded by the coding sequence ATGTCATCCAGTTTGGTGCCATTTGTTCAAATTCAAATTCAACTTTTTCACCTTTCCAGCATATTCCAATCTATTCAATTAATTCAATTCCCATCAAGACATAGCAATCAGAAAACGagcatgtacatactctacGTACCGTACATAGCATACTCGCAATACTCTGACTGTGTTGGACTTTTCGAGACACCCGAACGTCCACTAATCCTTGAACCTGATCACTCGGTCTACCGATCTCACTAA
- a CDS encoding uncharacterized protein (Compare to YALI0F05918g, similar to Saccharomyces cerevisiae NOP12 (YOL041C); ancestral locus Anc_7.93, similar to uniprot|Q08208 Saccharomyces cerevisiae YOL041C): protein MTTTKDNSGLAALFANSSGPRQKPQRAGKVDPVRDQQEDKMEVEDEEEDEEEDEEDEEEDEEDEEDEEEKEEDDDDDDDEEEIEEPVIKKSKKNKKSKEESADLEDQYMAKLAEEVAEEKPMVAETSAEEIKVDEPESDSEDEPELDVDEETKKKLEATNKELDKADYTIFVGNVSSEVITDKTVYNNFKALFAAIGTVASVRFRSISFSKLLPRKVAFISQQFHSKRDTVNAYIVFKNVKSVKGALTLNGSVFKGFHMRVDSVAHPGAQDHKRCVFVGALDFEEQEESLWEAFSSCGDVEYVRIVRDPKTNVGKGFAYVQFKDVNSVEQALLLNGKGINELSKSTTNKRKLRVSRAKSQHSQERAKQADMKNIRNAKTEGLSRDEKSHFGRAQSRLGKAGKAQLQSIVQEGLRAKKEDGKVNLARSKRRGVKPNKNRVEKPGQSRAEKRKAMFGTPTNGAPGAGGKKKRLTTRSQKFKQDGGVKKDGDAKKDGPKKERDGSKKGSKKN from the coding sequence ATGACCACCACAAAAGACAACTCCGGACTCGCCGCGCTCTTTGCCAACTCCAGTGGTCCTCGTCAGAAGCCTCAGCGCGCTGGCAAGGTCGACCCGGTGCGTGACCAGCAAGAGGATAAGATGGAAGTAgaggatgaagaggaggatgaagaggaggacgaagaggacgaagaggaggatgaggaggatgaggaggatgaggaggagaaggaggaggacgacgacgacgacgacgacgaagaggagaTCGAAGAGCCTGTTatcaagaagagcaagaagaacaaaaagtccaaggaggagtcggCCGACTTGGAGGATCAGTACATGGCCAAGTtggccgaggaggtggccgaggagaagcccatGGTCGCAGAGACCTCCGCGGAGGAAATCAAAGTCGATGAGCCCGAATCCGATTCTGAGGACGAACCCGAGCTGGACGTGGACGaagagaccaagaagaagctggaggccaccaacaaggagctggacaaggCCGACTACACCATTTTTGTCGGCAACGTGTCGTCCGAGGTGATCACCGACAAGACCGTGTACAACAACTTCAAGGCTCTGTTTGCGGCCATTGGAACCGTGGCGTCTGTGCGGTTCCggtccatctccttctccaagctGCTTCCTCGAAAGGTGGCTTTCATTTCCCAGCAGTTCCACTCCAAGCGAGACACGGTCAACGCTTACATTGTGTTCAAGAACGTCAAGTCCGTCAAGGGCGCTCTGACGCTCAACGGCTCGGTTTTCAAGGGCTTCCACATGCGAGTCGACTCCGTGGCCCATCCCGGCGCCCAGGATCACAAGCGGTGCGTGTTTGTGGGAGCTCTGGACtttgaggagcaggaggaatCCCTTTGGGAGGCCTTTTCGTCTTGCGGTGATGTGGAGTACGTGCGAATTGTGCGGGACCCCAAGACCAACGTTGGCAAGGGGTTTGCATACGTGCAGTTCAAGGACGTCAACTCGGTTGAGCaggctctgctgctcaacggTAAGGGCATCAACGAGCTCTCCAAGTCCACCACTAACAAGCGCAAGCTGCGTGTGTCGCGGGCCAAGAGCCAACACTCCCAGGAACGGGCCAAGCAGGCCGACATGAAGAACATTCGAAACGCAAAGACCGAAGGCCTGTCCCGAGACGAAAAGTCGCACTTTGGCCGGGCCCAGTCGCGGCTAGGCAAGGCCGGCAAGGCTCAGCTACAGTCCATTGTACAGGAGGGTCTGCGGGCTAAGAAAGAGGACGGCAAGGTCAACCTGGCCCGAAGCAAGCGACGAGGAGTCAAGCCCAACAAGAACCGAGTCGAGAAGCCTGGCCAGTCCAGAGCcgagaagcgaaaggccATGTTTGGAACCCCCACCAACGGCGCTCCCGGAGCTGgcggcaagaagaagcgtCTTACAACCCGATCCCAGAAGTTCAAGCAGGATGGAGGTGTCAAAAAGGACGGagacgccaagaaggatggccccaagaaggagagggATGGCTCCAAGAAGGGTTCCAAGAAGAACTAA
- a CDS encoding uncharacterized protein (Compare to YALI0F05940g, similar to Saccharomyces cerevisiae LAP3 (YNL239W); ancestral locus Anc_2.5, similar to uniprot|Q01532 Saccharomyces cerevisiae YNL239w) has product MGSSPSKQAQSDAQKSLTRLSKVSEKHFYPDTATPDLATLPQLQSLPDIDGLDLNGDNNEKDIANLLSEWRANFLDSPKNRLALAALSRSDYQSLLIQDDRYNDQNPAVFTHVIKYDGQKDTPVTNQRSSGRCWLFASTNVFRVQLIKSSAIKPKDFQFSQAYLFFYDKLEKASYFLEQIIDTADEDLDSRLVQELLKAPVNDGGQWDMVVNLVEKYGLVPQDVFPDSWNAQNSGHLNYLLTNKLREYGLALRKLIQTEKPTPELLLSLRRQYTQNVYNILATSLGVPPAANETFKWDYWTIDGKPQQVTTTPIKFYRDNLKHPASQYFSLINDPRNDYKQLYTVDRLQNISGGRPITYVNADISELKKAAIKMIQNNEPVFFGSDVGQFGDRATGILDPKSWDYDLGFNTSLGMNKEQRVSTGASSMTHAMVITGVHLEDGVPVKWKIENSWGADTGKKGYFQMSDKWFDEYVFQVVSSAQYVPRELQQVLKTKPNVLPLWDPMGALA; this is encoded by the coding sequence ATGGgctcctctccctccaaACAAGCCCAATCGGACGCGCAAAAGTCGCTAACCCGGCTGTCCAAGGTGTCTGAAAAGCACTTTTATCCTGACACCGCCACTCCCGACTTGGCCACTCTTCCTCAGCTACAATCCCTGCCGGATATTGACGGTCTGGATCTCAATGGAGACAACAACGAGAAAGACATTGCCAACCTGCTGTCTGAGTGGCGAGCCAACTTCCTGGACTCTCCCAAGAACCGTCTGGCTCTCGCAGCTCTGTCCAGAAGTGACTACCAGTCGTTGCTGATCCAAGACGACAGATACAATGACCAGAACCCTGCTGTGTtcactcacgtgatcaagtACGACGGCCAGAAAGACACCCCCGTGACCAACCAGCGCTCTTCAGGAAGATGCTGGCTGTTTGCCTCCACCAACGTGTTCCGAGTCCAGCTCATCAAGTCGTCAGCCATTAAGCCCAAGGACTTCCAGTTCTCCCAGGCGTATCTCTTCTTTTacgacaagctggagaaggcgTCGTATTTCCTGGAGCAGATCATCGACACCGCCGACGAAGATCTCGACTCTCGACTGGTCCAGGAACTACTCAAGGCTCCTGTCAACGACGGAGGACAGTGGGATATGGTTGTCAATCTGGTAGAGAAGTATGGTCTGGTGCCTCAGGACGTGTTCCCCGACTCATGGAACGCCCAGAACTCCGGCCATCTCAACTACTTGCTTACTAACAAGCTGAGAGAGTACGGTCTGGCTCTCCGAAAGCTCATCCAGACCGAAAAACCTACCCCTGAGCTGCTACTCTCCCTGCGACGACAATACACCCAGAACGTGTACAACATTCTTGCTACTTCTCTGGGAGTGCCTCCTGCTGCTAACGAGACCTTCAAGTGGGACTACTGGACCATTGATGGCAAGCCCCAGCaggtcaccaccacccccatCAAGTTCTACAGAGACAATCTCAAGCACCCCGCCTCGCAGTACTTTTCCCTCATCAACGACCCTCGAAACGACTACAAGCAGTTGTATACCGTTGACCGGCTTCAGAACATTTCTGGAGGCCGTCCCATCACCTACGTGAACGCCGACATctccgagctcaagaaggccgccATCAAGATGATCCAGAACAACGAGCCTGTCTTTTTTGGTTCTGACGTGGGCCAGTTTGGAGACCGAGCCACCGGTATTCTGGATCCCAAGTCGTGGGATTACGATCTGGGCTTCAACACTTCTCTGGGAATGAATAAGGAGCAGCGAGTGTCCACTGGAGCGTCGTCCATGACCCATGCCATGGTGATTACCGGAGTCCATCTTGAGGACGGAGTACCGGTTAAGTGGAAGATTGAAAACTCGTGGGGAGCTGACACCGGAAAGAAGGGCTATTTCCAGATGTCGGATAAGTGGTTTGACGAGTACGTGTTCCAGGTTGTTTCTTCTGCCCAGTACGTTCCCAGAGAGCTTCAGCAGGtgctcaagaccaagcCCAACGTCCTGCCTCTGTGGGATCCCATGGGAGCCTTGGCCTAA
- a CDS encoding uncharacterized protein (Compare to YALI0F05896g, weakly similar to KLLA0F07821g Kluyveromyces lactis IPF 1402.1, similar to Saccharomyces cerevisiae DEP1 (YAL013W); ancestral locus Anc_7.94): MTANDDDMVTSPLSELDSEAMLDLQQHDEDEAKELKDDVAEDHDTGTNGDTHTPTDKKTRSSPSPSTGATATSATATATAPPTATDTQSAGDKGSVTHPEHADSGIATVASIVSTDDMPLPTSNGRKASLLNPADLSDDSSELSELEDSEAETERLYLNDLVDEEEESFKRRRESSSEDHIRQMKRERDEEDDRDIKRAKVNGQTDENDDIGEEDTTARMDVDTTAKAEGEGGDVGPDTGLITASAIASALEEVPPPLPVPVEDIKPEVNHISEKEGEAVDESKEAEAKEGLKESETADVDNKDANETKDMPTPINQTEPSDNEHEEDKEEEVTKEDKDKEENEDEDEDEDEDEDEEKEVEDEGDEEGEGDDNDKEDSPADADKVDMRPAAMTSLAEIEVDFAKLRDFMFKEKLAAFEVEMGLCVKGTHPELHAVYEQISKMRDDKIKLAKTRRKYKLQCINNQTRASRVQIHQQFLKDQGDARSGLLLKTTEEWYRVNRERRAMDLMVPDYGYTIPESKSEQIHQRNAQVNEISLLSGISKYVGFPAAPVISQATEDETNEDLTALGLQRPPVPHAAFPVPPGIMQPMGVQPAPLQQVPQQQPPPPQTAQQQVHQQTPQQQHQPPPPPPQQQQQQQHQHQPTPPPMGQHRLNGHEQQHMPLPLGAPLMMQHPMYHQGPPIYGGYQYPAVPYYQGGNLLPPPQTMYGHPQMYGQVLPPPYMYQKREEEHE, translated from the coding sequence ATGACCgccaacgacgacgacatggtCACGTCTCCGCTATCCGAGCTCGACTCCGAGGCCATGCTGGACCTGCAGCAGCACGATGAGGACGAAgccaaggagctgaagGATGACGTGGCAGAGGACCACGACACAGGCACAAACggagacacacacacaccaactgacaagaagacccgttcttctccgtctccaTCGACAGGAGCAACCGCAACCTCGGCCACGGCTACGGCCACAGCCCCACCTACAgctacagacacacaaTCGGCGGGCGACAAGGGCTCCGTGACGCATCCCGAGCACGCCGACTCGGGTATTGCCACGGTCGCGAGCATTGTCTCCACAGACGACATGCCGCTGCCCACGTCCAACGGCAGAAAAGCAAGTCTGCTCAACCCCGCGGACCTCAGCGACGACTCGTCCGAGCTCTCGGAACTCGAGGACTCCGAGGCCGAAACCGAACGGCTCTATCTCAACGATCTGGTcgacgaagaggaagagtcGTTCAAGCGCCGGCGCGAATCGTCGTCGGAAGACCACATCCGGCAGATGAAGCGTGAACgcgatgaggaggatgacaGAGATATTAAGCGGGCCAAAGTTAATGGTCAAACCGACGAAAATGATGACattggagaagaagacacaaCGGCCCGAATGGATGTGGATACCACAGCCAAggcagaaggagaaggtggagatgtgggTCCTGACACCGGGCTCATCACTGCCAGTGCCATTGCCTCGGCTCTCGAGGAAGTACCGCCTCCCTTGCCCGTGCCTGTTGAGGACATCAAGCCTGAGGTGAATCATATCTCTGAGAAGGAAGGAGAGGCTGTGGATGAGTCtaaggaggccgaggccaaggagggGCTCAAGGAATCAGAAACGGCTGATGTCGACAATAAGGACGCCAACGAAACCAAGGATATGCCTACGCCCATCAACCAGACTGAGCCCTCCGACAATGAACACGAGGAAGAtaaagaggaggaggtgaccaaggaggacaaggacaaggaggagaatgaagacgaagacgaagacgaagacgaagacgaagacgaggaaaaggaggtggaagacGAGGGCGACGAGGAAGGCGAAGGcgacgacaatgacaagGAAGACTCTCCCGCAGACGCAGACAAGGTCGACATGCGGCCTGCGGCCATGACGTCTCTCGCCGAGATCGAGGTCGATTTCGCCAAGCTCCGCGACTTTATgttcaaggagaagctggcgGCGTTTGAGGTGGAAATGGGGCTCTGTGTCAAGGGCACACATCCCGAGCTGCATGCGGTCTACGAGCAGATCTCCAAGATGCGtgacgacaagatcaaACTGGCCAAGACGCGTCGCAAATACAAGCTGCAGTGCATCAACAACCAGACACGTGCGTCGCGTGTGCAGATTCACCAGCAGTTTCTCAAGGATCAGGGTGACGCCCGAAGCGGCTTGTTGCTCAAGACGACCGAAGAGTGGTATAGAGTCAACCGGGAGAGACGGGCCATGGATCTCATGGTTCCCGACTACGGCTACACTATCCCTGAAAGCAAGAGCGAGCAGATTCATCAGCGGAACGCTCAGGTGAACGAGATTTCGCTCTTGTCTGGAATATCCAAGTACGTTGGTTTCCCTGCTGCGCCTGTGATTTCTCAGGCAACGGAGGACGAGACCAACGAGGATCTGACGGCTCTGGGGCTCCAGCGGCCTCCTGTTCCTCATGCAGCCTTCCCCGTGCCTCCGGGAATCATGCAACCTATGGGTGTGCAACCTGCGCCTCTTCAACAGGtgccacagcaacagcctccGCCTCCACAGActgcccagcagcaggttcaCCAGCAGActccacagcaacagcaccaacctcccccaccacctccacagcagcagcagcagcagcagcatcagcatcaGCCCACGCCGCCTCCCATGGGTCAACACAGACTCAACGGACACGAGCAGCAACACATGCCTCTGCCACTAGGCGCGCCTCTCATGATGCAGCATCCCATGTACCATCAGGGACCGCCAATATACGGAGGGTACCAGTACCCTGCTGTGCCGTATTACCAGGGTGGCAATCTTCTGCCTCCGCCGCAGACCATGTACGGACATCCTCAGATGTATGGGCAGGTGTTGCCACCGCCGTATATGTATCagaagagggaggaggagcacgAGTGA
- a CDS encoding uncharacterized protein (Compare to YALI0F05874g, similar to Saccharomyces cerevisiae CYS3 (YAL012W); ancestral locus Anc_7.97, similar to uniprot|P31373 Saccharomyces cerevisiae YAL012w CYS3): protein MSGFGTLAVHAGAPHDKTTGAVIPAISLSTTFAQSAAAKPVGEYEYSRSANPNRDGFEQAIAALEKGKYGLAFSSGSAATATILQSLAQGSHVVSIGDVYGGTHRYFSKVANAHGVETTFSNAVEDELASLIRPETRLVWIESPSNPTLTVTDIAKVAGIVKQANEGRSADEQVFLVVDNTFMSPYVQNPLTLGADIVVHSVTKYINGHSDVVMGVAATNSDAIHEKLRFLQNAIGAVPSPFDSWLAHRGVKTLHIRVGTASNNAQAIAEFLEKSPLVEAVNYPGLESNPRREVVKRQHRNGLGGGMISFRIKGGAESANKFCQNTKIFTLAESLGGIESLCEVPAAMTHAGIDVKAREASGVFDNLVRLSVGIEDKEDLLKDVEQALQSAASQ from the coding sequence ATGTCTGGATTCGGAACTCTCGCAGTGCACGCTGGTGCCCCCCACGACAAGACCACCGGAGCTGTCATCCCCGCCATCTCTCTGTCCACCACCTTTGCCCAGAGCGCCGCCGCTAAGCCCGTgggcgagtacgagtactcgcGATCGGCCAACCCCAACCGTGACGGCTTCGAGCAGGCCattgctgctctggagaagggcAAGTACGGCCTGGCGTTCTCgtctggctctgctgcCACAGCCACCATTCTGCAGTCTCTGGCTCAGGGCTCCCACGTGGTGTCCATTGGCGACGTGTACGGAGGCACTCACCGATACTTCTCCAAGGTGGCCAATGCTCACGGAGTCGaaaccaccttctccaacgccgtggaggacgagctggCCTCTCTGATCCGGCCCGAGACCCGTCTGGTCTGGATCGAGTCTCCTTCCAACCCCACCCTCACCGTCACCGACATTGCCAAGGTCGCCGGCATCGTCAAGCAGGCCAACGAGGGCCGATCCGCCGACGAGCAGGTCTTCCTGGTTGTCGacaacaccttcatgtCTCCTTACGTCCAGAACCCCCTGACTCTGGGCGCTGACATTGTGGTCCACTCTGTCACCAAGTACATCAACGGCCACTCCGACGTGGTCATGGGTGTTGCTGCCACCAACTCCGACGCCATCCACGAGAAGCTGCGGTTCCTGCAGAACGCCATTGGTGCTGTTCCCTCTCCCTTCGACTCGTGGCTCGCCCACCGAGGTGTCAAGACTCTCCACATCCGAGTCGGAACCGCCTCCAACAACGCCCAGGCCATTGCCGAGTTCCTGGAGAAGTCTCCTCTCGTCGAGGCCGTCAACTACCCTGGCCTCGAGTCCAACCCCCGACGAGAGGTTGTAAAGCGACAGCACCGAAACGGTCTTGGCGGAGGCATGATCTCCTTCCGAATCAAGGGAGGAGCCGAGTCTGCCAACAAGTTCTGCCAGAACACCAAGATCTTCACTCTGGCCGAGTCTCTGGGAGGCATTGAGTCTCTGTGCGAGGTCCCCGCCGCCATGACCCACGCCGGCATCGACGTCAAGGCCCGAGAGGCCTCCGGTGTCTTTGACAACCTCGTCCGACTGTCTGTTGGAAtcgaggacaaggaggatctgctcaaggatgTTGAGCAGGCTCTTCAGTCTGCCGCTTCTCAGTAA
- a CDS encoding uncharacterized protein (Compare to YALI0F05786g, similar to uniprot|Q6CAJ2 Yarrowia lipolytica YALI0D02299g), translating into MKFSTVLLTAAVAAAELITLDWAETTQVISIPDATAGEQATSAVLSAAYDAIHDHLAAQTTPAPDAEKAEEALDLTIQAPFFTMGLWIPDLSDFGIGTKNETISEWLHRIWEEKQGVAYPNRKREFTPEEINEIQEAAEGMDLTIQAPFFTMGLIISDADGHESTVWVTETVSPAPSTTPAPAAEPSSSAPASSTEAPSTSEAPASTSEPASSSAAPSSAAPSSTEAPSSTEAPTSSAAPTSSAAPTSSAPASQERVTVTDTIEEPCPESTTSLPPTTLVVTTKECDCHDE; encoded by the coding sequence atgaagttctctaCTGTTCTCCttactgctgctgtggctgctgctgagctcATCACTCTTGACTGGGCCGAGACCACCCAGGTCATCTCCATTCCCGACGCCACTGCCGGCGAGCAGGCCACCTCTGCCGTTCTGTCTGCCGCTTACGATGCCATCCATGACCACCTTGCTGCCCAGACCACCCCTGCCCCCGACGCtgagaaggccgaggaggctctggaccTCACCATCCAGGCCCCCTTCTTCACCATGGGTCTGTGGATCCCCGACCTGTCCGACTTTGGCATCGGCACCAAGAACGAGACCATCTCCGAGTGGCTGCACCGAATCtgggaggagaagcagggCGTGGCTTACCCCAACCGAAAGCGTGAGTTCACCCCCGAGGAGATCaacgagatccaggaggCCGCTGAGGGCATGGACCTGACTATCCAGGCTCCCTTCTTTACCATGGGTCTGATCATCTCTGACGCCGATGGCCACGAGTCCACTGTCTGGGTCACCGAGACTGtctctcctgctccttccaccacccctgctcctgctgctgagccttcttcttccgccCCCGCTTCTTCAACCGAGGCTCCCTCTACTTCTGAGGCTCCCGCTTCTACCTCCGagcctgcttcttcttctgctgctccttcttctgctgctccttcttccactgagGCTCCCTCTTCTACCGAGGCTcccacttcttctgctgctcccacttcttctgctgctcccacCTCTTCCGCTCCTGCTTCTCAGGAGCGAGTTACCGTCACCGACACCATCGAGGAGCCCTGCCCCGAGTCTACCACCTCTCTGCCTCCCACCACCCTGgttgtcaccaccaaggagtGCGACTGCCACGACGAGTAA
- a CDS encoding uncharacterized protein (Compare to YALI0F05852g, similar to Saccharomyces cerevisiae CRP1 (YHR146W) and MDG1 (YNL173C); ancestral locus Anc_2.81, some similarities with uniprot|Q98S43 Guillardia theta AMP-activated protein kinase beta 2 non-catalytic SU and other 5'-AMP-activated protein kinases beta subunits) — translation MVEYTFEWPYGGSEVVVSGTFDNWSKSVKLDKTPKGFAKTVKLPKEKTVYKFYVDGVWKVDDGVPTEKDPQGNLNNVLIFAEGDLDNHTQNIPGAFPGAADEKVTHDLKPSHLDPKAAHKLDETLETKREAVAGGLVDPIAATDSSVPQGLVSGHHNKTSKHADHDLKPSHLSNRDATKLEDTLEAKHEAVQGGLVDPQDAYGQGHVDKSGLAHNAPPTLESIQRDEKAEFTSATIPAASTTSQNQPVTHDLLPSHLTHKQADKIENVLDVKQQAVDNGLVDPIDATGQSRAVPSRDVTSSQTSHAPPLSKFQNDEKDEYTTATIPAASTSHKERVTHDLRPSHLSHAAENKLEHTLETKKEAVSGGSVVPTYAENPIPAASTTSQNQPRQHDLQPSHLSNKAYDKLNSAVERKHDIIEDGKVSPVDSHGHSRAVPSQPLANSTSKHGTRSSGTSGASLNPFQQDEKKEFTSATIPAASTSHKEPITHDLQPSHLSSKAERTLDGVLETKKEAVEGGSVVPTYSENPIPAASTTSQKQQRTHDLQPSHIGNKAEHKLDDNLAFKQNVVNSGRVDPDKL, via the coding sequence ATGGTCGAGTACACTTTTGAATGGCCGTATGGCGGCTCGGAGGTGGTTGTTTCTGGCACCTTTGACAACTGGTCCAAGTCCGtcaagctggacaagaCCCCCAAGGGGTTTGCCAAAACCGTCAAGTtgcccaaggagaagacggtgTACAAGTTCTACGTGGACGGAGTCTGGAAGGTCGATGACGGCGTTCCCACCGAGAAAGATCCCCAGGGGAATCTCAACAACGTGCTCATTTTTGCCGAGGGCGACCTGGACAATCACACCCAGAACATTCCCGGAGCTTTCCCCGGAGCAGCCGACGAAAAGGTCACCCATGATCTTAAACCGTCGCATCTGGACCCCAAGGCTGCCCATAAGCTGGacgagactctggagaccAAGCGAGAGGCGGTAGCGGGAGGTCTGGTGGATCCGATTGCAGCCACAGACTCGTCTGTGCCCCAGGGACTTGTTTCTGGCCACCACAACAAGACCTCCAAGCACGCTGACCACGATCTCAAGCCGTCACATCTCTCCAACCGAGATGCTACCAAGTTGGAAGACACTCTCGAGGCCAAACACGAGGCTGTTCAGGGCGGCCTGGTGGACCCCCAGGATGCCTACGGAcagggtcacgtggacaAGAGTGGTTTGGCCCACAATGCTCCGCCTACTCTGGAGTCAATCCAACGGGACGAGAAGGCCGAATTCACCTCTGCCACCATTCCTGCCgcttccaccacctcccaGAATCAGCCCGTCACCCACGATCTGCTTCCCTCTCATCTGACCCACAAGCAGGCCGACAAGATTGAAAACGTGCTGGACGTGAAACAGCAGGCGGTGGACAACGGTCTGGTCGATCCCATTGATGCCACGGGTCAGTCACGAGCCGTTCCTTCTCGAGATGTGACTTCTTCTCAGACCTCCCATGCTCCTCCCTTGAGCAAGTTCCAGAatgacgagaaggacgagtacaccaccgccaccatTCCGGCAGCTTCCACCTCCCACAAGGAGCGCGTCACCCATGACCTGCGGCCCTCTCATCTGAGCCATGCTGCCGAGAACAAACTGGAGCATACTCTGGaaaccaagaaggaggctgttTCGGGAGGTTCTGTGGTGCCCACTTATGCGGAAAACCCCATCCCCGCAGCCTCCACCACTTCCCAGAACCAGCCTAGACAACATGATCTGCAGCCCTCGCATCTTAGCAACAAGGCCTACGATAAGTTGAACTCTGCTGTCGAGCGAAAGCACGATATTATTGAGGACGGCAAGGTGTCTCCTGTCGATTCCCATGGTCATTCTCGAGCCGTTCCTTCCCAGCCATTGGCCAattccacctccaagcaTGGTACTCGTTCTTCTGGCACCTCTGGCGCTTCTTTGAACCCCTTCCAACAAgacgaaaagaaggagtTCACCAGCGCCACGATCCCTGCCGCGTCCACCTCCCACAAGGAGCCCATCACCCACGATCTGCAGCCTTCTCATCTCAGCAGCAAGGCCGAACGGACTCTGGACGGCGTGctcgagaccaagaaggaggcggTTGAGGGCGGATCAGTTGTGCCCACCTACTCCGAGAACCCGATTCCCGCCgcgtccaccacctcccagaagcagcagcgaaCCCACGATCTACAGCCCTCCCATATCGGCAACAAGGCCGAGCACAAGCTGGACGACAATCTAGCCTTTAAGCAGAATGTCGTCAACTCCGGCAGAGTCGATCCTGACAAGTTGTAG
- a CDS encoding uncharacterized protein (Compare to YALI0F05803g, similar to Saccharomyces cerevisiae RPS15 (YOL040C); ancestral locus Anc_7.95, highly similar to uniprot|Q01855 Saccharomyces cerevisiae YOL040c RPS21 40S small subunit ribosomal protein), protein MDDKRDRRMEDMSNYESRKARTFKKFSYRGVDLKDLLEISTDEFKELVSARARRRFNRGLNKKPTILINKLRKAKLAAGPNEKPAVVKTHLRNMLIFPEMIGSVVGVYNGKSFTTVEIKPEMIGMYLGEFSITYTPTRHGRPGVSNSKFIPLR, encoded by the exons ATGGACGATAAACGAGACCGGCGTATGGAGGACATGTCGAATTACG aatcCCGAAAGGCTCGAACCTTCAAGAAGTTCTCCTACCGAGGCGTTGACCTCAAGGATCTGCTCGAGATCTCCACCgacgagttcaaggagctcgTTTCCGCCCGAGCCCGAAGACGGTTCAACCGAGgcctcaacaagaagcctaccattctcatcaacaagctgcGAAAGGCCAAGCTCGCCGCCGGCCCCAACGAGAAGCCCGCCGTGGTCAAGACCCACCTGCGAAACATGCTCATCTTCCCCGAGATGATTGGctctgttgttggtgtctACAACGGAAAGTCCTTCACCACCGTTGAGATCAAGCCCGAGATGATCGGCATGTACCTCGGTGAGTTCTCCATCACCTACACCCCCACCCGACACGGCCGACCCGgtgtctccaactccaagttcATTCCTCTGCGATAA